The DNA region GCATGGCCGGGTGACCGCCGATATTCGCGCCAAAGAGATCATCATTGACGGCGCGGTCAAAGGCAATCTCTACGCCAGCGAGCGCATCGAAATTCGCCGCTCCGGATCGGTGGTGGGCGATCTGGTCTCCGCCCGCGTGATGATTGAGGACGGTGCCTACTTCAAAGGCAGTGTTGACATCGTTCGGCAAGAAACCGAAGCGCCCCGAGCCCCGGCCGAATCGCTCCGGATGGGGTTGAACGTTCCCGTCGAAGCCAAGGACCTGTCCCGCCCGGCGGGATAATTGGCAGTACCCATGGCCCCACTGGCCCAATTCGGGCA from Candidatus Acidiferrales bacterium includes:
- a CDS encoding polymer-forming cytoskeletal protein, with amino-acid sequence MWRKRQDEPEVVPRGTPVPAPMASGPATEPKPPAEVRTVMASTNTQIGQTVALKGEISARENLLIDGEVEGTIELQEASLTVGQHGRVTADIRAKEIIIDGAVKGNLYASERIEIRRSGSVVGDLVSARVMIEDGAYFKGSVDIVRQETEAPRAPAESLRMGLNVPVEAKDLSRPAG